In one window of Cytophagaceae bacterium ABcell3 DNA:
- a CDS encoding leucine-rich repeat domain-containing protein has translation MIRFLLSFSLFLILQPSFGQIKTLSAPTPEEKKGALHIVGAYNALTNVMRTDNEALRKKISQEFLKKYMVHTNTLVYNDIDTSAAPDDNIRFFSYTMQLKDAWHPKAKVNTDKENIKLSPVKYDQLRNYHFLEITTTKTIEWKELKDTLQEVWDAPEFFTADGGDSADFAPQRILMPARENVTHTITVPLVFYIRFVKTEHASSEFKLLAITHPDGEPSLDPLHRLQTWWLEMDPEWKSYIRKTQGLPEFPAIHEIQKVTGTYELDLSDAQFKNFSGLSHFNNVKKLTLTGSSIATLEDIKGMSSLKVLDMSKTKINDLSGIESLTNLEELICKGQKLTSLAPLKRLTNLIELDASENELEDIEALRGLKNLLKLNISLNYSLKDIEPVSGLTNLEKLDMRKLEIKTLEPIRNLTNLVYLDCFNSGIETLEPIRNHRKLMYLDCGHNKITSLEPIKNHVFITDLIISGTSITDLSDIKNFEYLRSFIANNSPLASLGPLHKFDTLQEIKVYYTKIDKNEIQKFKKNHPKCRITYY, from the coding sequence ATGATCCGTTTTTTGCTAAGTTTTTCGCTTTTTCTGATCCTTCAACCATCTTTTGGACAAATCAAAACCTTGTCAGCACCTACCCCAGAAGAAAAAAAGGGTGCCTTACATATTGTTGGCGCTTATAATGCATTGACCAATGTCATGCGTACAGACAATGAAGCGCTAAGGAAGAAAATATCGCAGGAGTTCTTGAAAAAATATATGGTTCACACCAATACGTTAGTTTACAACGACATTGACACTTCTGCCGCTCCTGATGACAATATAAGGTTCTTTTCGTATACCATGCAGCTAAAAGATGCTTGGCACCCAAAAGCTAAAGTAAACACCGATAAAGAGAACATTAAATTAAGTCCTGTCAAATATGATCAATTAAGAAATTACCACTTTTTGGAAATAACAACCACTAAGACCATTGAGTGGAAAGAGTTAAAAGACACGCTCCAAGAGGTTTGGGACGCACCTGAGTTCTTTACTGCCGACGGTGGAGACTCCGCAGATTTTGCTCCCCAAAGAATATTGATGCCTGCCAGGGAAAATGTCACCCATACAATCACCGTTCCGCTTGTTTTCTATATTCGCTTTGTCAAAACCGAACATGCTTCCAGCGAGTTTAAACTATTGGCGATTACCCATCCCGACGGGGAACCGTCTCTAGACCCACTACACCGCTTGCAAACCTGGTGGCTTGAAATGGACCCTGAATGGAAAAGTTACATTAGAAAAACTCAAGGACTCCCTGAATTTCCAGCTATCCATGAAATACAAAAAGTGACCGGAACATACGAACTAGATCTATCTGATGCCCAATTCAAGAACTTTAGTGGCTTGAGCCATTTCAACAATGTAAAGAAATTGACCTTGACAGGATCTTCTATTGCCACCTTAGAGGACATTAAGGGCATGAGTAGCCTAAAAGTGCTAGATATGAGCAAAACGAAAATCAATGATCTCTCTGGCATCGAGTCATTAACAAACCTTGAAGAACTTATCTGCAAAGGACAAAAACTTACCAGTCTAGCCCCTTTAAAGAGACTAACAAACCTTATCGAACTGGACGCTTCCGAAAATGAGCTTGAAGACATTGAAGCTTTAAGGGGTCTGAAAAACCTTCTCAAATTAAATATTTCCCTTAATTACTCTTTAAAAGATATAGAGCCAGTTTCCGGTTTGACCAATCTGGAAAAGCTCGATATGCGAAAACTTGAAATAAAAACTTTAGAACCAATAAGAAACCTTACCAATTTGGTTTATTTAGACTGTTTTAATTCAGGTATAGAAACACTTGAGCCAATCCGCAACCACCGTAAACTAATGTACCTTGACTGCGGCCATAATAAAATAACATCGCTAGAACCTATCAAAAACCATGTGTTTATTACTGATCTGATCATTTCAGGAACATCGATTACAGACCTTTCCGATATAAAAAACTTTGAATACCTCCGTTCATTCATTGCCAACAACTCACCTCTTGCCTCTTTAGGGCCGCTGCATAAGTTCGATACCTTACAGGAAATAAAGGTTTACTATACCAAAATCGACAAAAACGAAATTCAAAAATTCAAGAAAAACCACCCAAAGTGTAGGATTACGTATTATTAA